The sequence below is a genomic window from Lysobacter stagni.
GCGCTGGACCTGCAGGTCATCAGCAACGACTTCTACCGCCAGCAGGGCGATGCGCGTTCGCTGCGCGAGATCCCGATCCCGACCTCGCGCGGCATGATCACCGACCGCAATGGCGAGCCGCTCGCGGTATCCACGCCGGTCGAGTCGATCTGGGCCAACCCGCAGGAACTGTTGAAGAACCCGGGCCGCATTCCGCAGCTGGCCAAGGCGCTGGGCGTGTCGCCCGACGCGCTGACGCGCAAGCTCGGCCAGCGCGCCGACAAGGAATTCGTCTACCTCAAGCGTCGCATCAACCCGGACGAAGCCAAGCGCATCCTGGCCTACAAGGTGCCGGGCGTGTTCTCGCAGCGCGAGTTCCGCCGCTTCTACCCGCAGGGCGAGGCGATGGCGCACATCCTGGGCTTCACCAACATCGACGACCGCGGGCAGGAAGGCCTGGAGCTGGCCTTCGACGACTGGCTGCGCGGCAAGGCCGGCGCCAAGCGCGTGATCCGCGACGGTGCCGGACGCATCGTCGAGAGCGTGGACCTGGTGACGCCGGCCGAGCCCGGCCGCGACCTCACGCTCACCATCGACCGCCGCATCCAGTACCTGGCCTCGCGCGAATTGCGCGCCACGCTGGAGCGCACGGGTGCGAGCAGCGGTTCGGTGGTGGTGCTCGACATCGCCAGTGGCGAAGTGCTGGCGATGGCCAACCTTCCCACCTACAACCCGAATGCGCTGGGCCTGGGCAATCCCGACACGCACCGCAATCGCGCGGTGACCGACGTGATCGAGCCGGGCTCGACGATGAAGCCGCTGACCGTCGCCGCAGCACTGGAAGCTGGCGTCATCACGCCGCATTCCACCTTCGACACCAACCCGGGTTGGATGCCGAATGGTCGTTTCCGCACGACCGACCACCACAACTACGGTGTGCTCGACACCACCGGCGTGATCACCAAGAGCTCCAACGTCGGCGTGTCGAAGATCGTGGCGCGCGTGCCGAGCCAGGAGTACTACGAGTTCCTCAAGCGCTTCGGCTATGGCCACAAGACCGAGAGCGGGTTCCCGGGCGAGTCCTCCGGCGTGCTCGCGCCGCCGGCACGCTGGAGCGGCACGACCAAGCAGACGATGTCCTATGGCTACGGCCTGTCGGCCACGCCGCTGCAGATCGCGCAGGCGTACGCCGCGCTGGGCAACGGCGGCAAGCTCATCGCGCCGACCTTCGTGAAGGGTGAGCGGCACGAACCCTCGCAGGTGCTCGATCCGGCCATCGCCGGCACGATCATGCGCATGATGCAGACGGTGACCGAGCCCGGTGGCACCGCCACGCAGGCC
It includes:
- a CDS encoding peptidoglycan D,D-transpeptidase FtsI family protein, which produces MNGPSRNTSSKNARHGGRSGPLDLVLALRERFGGGDRDRVAGKGRGRASFNLRNRLILVGGALGLCSIALVGRALDLQVISNDFYRQQGDARSLREIPIPTSRGMITDRNGEPLAVSTPVESIWANPQELLKNPGRIPQLAKALGVSPDALTRKLGQRADKEFVYLKRRINPDEAKRILAYKVPGVFSQREFRRFYPQGEAMAHILGFTNIDDRGQEGLELAFDDWLRGKAGAKRVIRDGAGRIVESVDLVTPAEPGRDLTLTIDRRIQYLASRELRATLERTGASSGSVVVLDIASGEVLAMANLPTYNPNALGLGNPDTHRNRAVTDVIEPGSTMKPLTVAAALEAGVITPHSTFDTNPGWMPNGRFRTTDHHNYGVLDTTGVITKSSNVGVSKIVARVPSQEYYEFLKRFGYGHKTESGFPGESSGVLAPPARWSGTTKQTMSYGYGLSATPLQIAQAYAALGNGGKLIAPTFVKGERHEPSQVLDPAIAGTIMRMMQTVTEPGGTATQAAILGYHVAGKTGTARKFNETGGYSRRYVSFFAGVVPVHNPRFSMVVVVNDPDPAKGYYGGFVSGPVFKNVMEGALRLMDVAPDDIDTWLAAQAEAEAKRVKANGGKPTGAVLPAATQASLPVSTGVVASPGGAR